One window of Nostoc sp. C052 genomic DNA carries:
- a CDS encoding GvpL/GvpF family gas vesicle protein, producing MSYGFYIYGILTLPAPQNLNLEGLDRQPVQIKILDDFAVIYSEAQQERYLASRRNLLSHEKVLEEIMQGGDRYLLPVQFGLLVSSWETVSQQLIRPHQEELTQLLAKLSGCREVSVKVFWDTEAEIQGLLEEHPNLKIERDKLVGQPLSMERVIQIGQTIEQGMSDRKQGIIDIFQSTLNSIAIEVVENTPQMDTMIYNSAYLIPWETESQFSEHVEALDRQFENRLRIRYNNFTAPYNFARLRLSTMA from the coding sequence ATGAGTTATGGCTTTTACATTTATGGAATTTTGACCTTGCCTGCTCCACAAAATTTAAATTTAGAGGGCTTAGATCGGCAACCTGTACAAATTAAAATTTTGGATGATTTTGCAGTCATCTACTCGGAAGCACAGCAAGAGCGTTATTTGGCCAGCCGTCGTAACCTGCTAAGTCATGAGAAAGTCCTTGAGGAGATCATGCAAGGAGGCGATCGCTATTTACTGCCCGTGCAATTTGGACTTTTGGTTTCCAGCTGGGAAACGGTTTCACAGCAATTAATTCGTCCTCATCAAGAAGAATTGACGCAATTGCTTGCGAAGTTATCGGGTTGCCGAGAAGTTAGTGTCAAAGTTTTTTGGGATACCGAAGCAGAAATTCAGGGACTTTTAGAAGAACACCCAAATCTCAAAATCGAAAGGGATAAACTAGTAGGTCAACCCCTGAGTATGGAGCGGGTAATCCAAATAGGGCAAACCATCGAACAGGGAATGAGCGATCGCAAGCAAGGCATCATAGATATATTTCAAAGCACGCTCAACTCCATTGCGATCGAGGTGGTAGAAAATACTCCCCAAATGGACACAATGATCTACAATTCAGCCTACCTAATTCCTTGGGAAACAGAATCACAATTTAGCGAACACGTTGAAGCACTCGATCGTCAATTTGAAAACCGTTTGCGAATTCGTTACAACAATTTCACTGCCCCGTATAACTTTGCTCGTCTTCGATTAAGTACAATGGCGTAA
- a CDS encoding gas vesicle protein K, translated as MQAISKSKGSDSGLAPLLLTVVELIRQLMEAQVIRRMDAGTLNDHELDRASESLQQLEQQVVKLCEIFDVDPADLNINLGEMGNLLPQSGGYYPGETSSQPSILELLDRLLNTGVVVEGDLDLGLAQLSLVHAKLRLVLTSKPL; from the coding sequence ATGCAGGCGATTAGCAAATCAAAAGGTTCCGATTCCGGTTTAGCACCGTTATTACTGACGGTTGTTGAGCTGATACGCCAACTCATGGAAGCTCAGGTGATTCGGCGAATGGATGCTGGCACTCTCAACGACCATGAGCTAGATCGAGCTTCCGAAAGCCTACAACAGCTTGAACAACAGGTTGTTAAGCTTTGCGAGATATTTGATGTTGACCCAGCCGATCTAAATATTAACTTGGGTGAAATGGGAAATTTACTTCCCCAATCTGGAGGATATTACCCCGGTGAAACCTCTAGTCAACCTTCTATTTTAGAACTTCTTGATCGCCTATTAAATACGGGTGTTGTGGTTGAAGGTGATTTGGACTTAGGACTGGCTCAGTTAAGCTTAGTTCATGCCAAATTAAGATTAGTACTCACCTCTAAACCCCTGTAA
- a CDS encoding gas vesicle protein, which translates to MSTNTNRGAITTSTQGSTLADILERVLDKGIVIAGDISISVGSTELLNIRIRLLISSVDKAKEIGINWWESDPYLNSQTRTLLATNQQLQERLASLETELQSLKALNPINHQNAGD; encoded by the coding sequence ATGAGTACTAATACTAATCGGGGAGCTATCACCACATCAACTCAAGGTTCTACCTTGGCAGATATTCTAGAACGGGTTCTGGATAAAGGCATTGTTATCGCAGGAGATATTTCTATTTCCGTAGGCTCCACAGAACTGCTCAACATCCGAATTCGTTTGTTGATTTCTTCTGTTGATAAAGCCAAAGAGATTGGAATTAACTGGTGGGAGAGCGACCCCTATCTTAATAGTCAAACTCGCACCTTATTAGCAACTAATCAACAACTTCAAGAGCGTCTTGCCAGTCTAGAAACAGAACTGCAATCGCTCAAAGCACTCAATCCTATTAATCATCAGAATGCAGGCGATTAG
- the gvpN gene encoding gas vesicle protein GvpN: MTTVLKASPQRFVNTPAIERIAQRALTYLQSGFSIHLRGAAGVGKTTLAMHLADLLNQPIILLFGDDEFKTSDLIGNQLGYTRKKVVDNFIHSVVKVEDELRQHWVDARLTLACKEGFTLVYDEFNRSHPEVNNVLLSVLEERLLVLPINQHRAEYIRVHPQFRAILTSNPQEYCGVHATQDALMDRVITIDMPTPDELSQQEIVVHKTGIDSEKAEKIVRLVRTFWSRSSSGHGGGLRSCLMIAKICHQHEISINLGDSYFQNICADILLSRTNQPLMEATRLLEEVLSELHYSTNTQSQPAEIIPNSPNQIVLEQRVPYEHEVYNYLCNSPGKRFSELAVELGIDRSQIVAALKSLREQGVLVQMQSNAEPPKISQTLAY, from the coding sequence TTGACAACAGTATTAAAGGCATCTCCCCAGCGATTTGTCAATACACCTGCTATTGAACGCATCGCTCAACGTGCTTTGACCTATCTACAGTCAGGTTTTTCAATACATTTACGTGGTGCAGCCGGAGTCGGAAAAACTACTCTGGCAATGCATCTAGCTGATTTGCTTAACCAGCCGATCATCCTCTTATTTGGAGATGATGAGTTTAAAACCTCAGACTTGATTGGTAATCAATTAGGTTATACCCGTAAAAAGGTTGTTGATAACTTCATCCACAGTGTTGTCAAAGTTGAGGATGAACTCCGACAACATTGGGTTGACGCACGATTAACCTTAGCTTGTAAAGAAGGATTTACGCTGGTTTACGACGAATTCAATCGATCGCACCCGGAGGTAAATAACGTTTTACTCTCCGTACTTGAGGAGAGGTTGTTAGTATTGCCAATAAACCAACATCGAGCCGAGTATATCCGGGTTCATCCTCAGTTTCGGGCAATCTTAACATCAAATCCTCAAGAGTATTGTGGAGTTCATGCAACTCAGGATGCTTTGATGGATCGTGTTATTACCATCGATATGCCTACACCTGATGAACTGAGTCAGCAGGAAATTGTAGTTCATAAAACAGGCATAGATTCTGAGAAAGCAGAAAAAATCGTGCGCTTAGTACGGACGTTTTGGAGTCGATCTAGCTCTGGACATGGCGGTGGATTGCGTTCCTGTCTGATGATTGCCAAAATCTGCCACCAACACGAAATTTCCATCAATCTTGGAGATTCTTACTTCCAAAATATTTGTGCCGATATCCTGCTTTCTCGCACTAATCAACCTTTAATGGAAGCAACTCGGCTACTGGAAGAGGTTTTAAGTGAATTGCATTATAGTACAAATACTCAATCTCAGCCAGCAGAGATAATACCAAACAGTCCAAATCAGATTGTATTGGAACAACGAGTACCTTACGAACATGAAGTCTACAACTACCTGTGTAATTCTCCAGGAAAGCGTTTCTCTGAATTGGCAGTAGAATTAGGGATCGATCGCAGTCAAATTGTCGCTGCACTCAAGTCTCTCAGAGAGCAGGGAGTATTAGTGCAAATGCAGAGCAATGCCGAGCCACCGAAGATATCACAGACACTTGCTTATTGA
- a CDS encoding gas vesicle protein GvpG, translating to MVLRFLLLPITGPLMGVTWLGEKILEQASTEIDDKENLSKQLLALQLAFDMGEIPEKEFEIQEEALLLAILEAEEQERDRTQEY from the coding sequence ATGGTTCTGCGCTTCTTACTATTACCGATTACTGGCCCATTAATGGGGGTAACGTGGCTTGGGGAAAAAATTTTAGAACAAGCGAGTACTGAAATTGATGATAAAGAAAATCTCAGCAAGCAACTTCTTGCACTCCAACTTGCTTTTGATATGGGGGAAATTCCTGAAAAGGAGTTTGAAATTCAGGAAGAAGCTCTTTTATTAGCGATTCTGGAAGCAGAAGAGCAGGAACGCGATCGGACACAAGAGTATTGA
- a CDS encoding ArsA family ATPase, whose protein sequence is MTNGMELFDNLHLAMFSGKGGVGKTTISCTFACRWAQKFANEQILLISTDPAHSLGDVLQVSVDDIPHPIAELPNLLVRALDAKRLLQEFKERYGQVLELLVERGSFVEGADLLPVWDLNWPGLDELMGLLEIQRLFQEQQVDRVVVDMAPSGHTLNLFGLMDFLDTFLHSLELFQEKHRYISKTFAGSYTPDRADDFLHTLKAELSQGRRLLQDPTHTACLLVAIAEPMSWLESKRFLEALQAMQVPCGGLFVNQILASATDPDRYQEQQPLISQYTALANGKPMFIVPQQDEEPLGIVALSHLIDQIHVPQMEPLSPIDLLPVQWPETIPPSFGDFLTKGRRLLLIGGKGGVGKTTVAAAIGWAMAQQHPDRKIRMVSIDPAHSLGDAFGLSLGHEPYQITANLRGQEVNGDRILDQFRADYLWELAQMMSGETQTSEVIEMAYAPVAWRKIVDQALPGIDEILSLLTVMELLEQQEEDLIILDTAPTGHLLRFLEMPTALADWLAWIFKLWIKYQNVLGRTEFMGRLRTLRQRVVKAQKVLKDPQQAEFIGVTLNQTSVLAEQQRLFKSMQEIGVSQNYLVLNRFNSTATINCNDCETNFPGLTIVRLPILPRSVQPLERIQAAAACLF, encoded by the coding sequence ATGACAAATGGGATGGAACTTTTTGATAACCTACACCTTGCTATGTTTAGCGGCAAAGGTGGAGTCGGAAAAACGACAATCTCCTGCACCTTTGCATGTCGTTGGGCGCAGAAATTTGCCAATGAGCAAATTCTTTTAATCTCAACCGATCCGGCTCACTCTCTTGGAGATGTCTTACAAGTTAGCGTTGATGACATTCCTCACCCCATAGCGGAACTACCCAATCTACTAGTAAGGGCGTTGGATGCAAAGCGTTTGCTACAAGAGTTTAAAGAACGTTATGGTCAGGTGTTAGAACTTTTAGTGGAGCGCGGTAGTTTTGTTGAAGGAGCAGACTTGCTGCCAGTTTGGGATTTAAATTGGCCTGGACTGGACGAGTTGATGGGCTTGTTAGAAATCCAACGCCTTTTTCAGGAGCAACAAGTAGATCGAGTAGTAGTTGATATGGCTCCTAGCGGTCATACTCTCAACTTGTTTGGATTGATGGACTTTTTAGACACTTTCCTCCACTCTCTTGAACTGTTTCAAGAAAAGCATCGGTATATTAGCAAGACCTTTGCTGGAAGTTATACACCCGATCGCGCTGACGACTTTTTGCATACCCTGAAAGCTGAACTATCGCAAGGTCGTCGTCTGCTTCAAGATCCTACCCATACTGCTTGTTTGTTAGTTGCGATCGCCGAACCAATGAGTTGGTTGGAGTCAAAACGATTCCTAGAAGCCTTACAAGCCATGCAGGTTCCTTGCGGAGGATTGTTTGTTAACCAAATCCTTGCCAGTGCGACTGACCCAGATCGTTACCAAGAACAACAACCGCTCATCAGCCAGTATACGGCTCTTGCTAACGGAAAGCCGATGTTTATTGTGCCACAGCAAGATGAAGAGCCTCTGGGGATTGTAGCCCTCAGCCATCTGATCGACCAAATCCATGTTCCTCAGATGGAACCGTTATCTCCTATTGATCTACTCCCAGTTCAATGGCCTGAAACAATTCCTCCTAGCTTTGGAGATTTTCTCACCAAAGGTCGCCGCCTGTTACTAATTGGCGGTAAAGGTGGAGTAGGCAAGACCACAGTAGCAGCTGCCATTGGTTGGGCTATGGCTCAACAACATCCTGATCGCAAAATTCGCATGGTTTCTATCGATCCAGCCCACTCCTTGGGTGATGCCTTTGGTCTGAGTTTAGGACACGAACCATATCAAATAACTGCCAATCTTCGAGGTCAGGAAGTGAATGGCGATCGCATTCTCGATCAATTCAGAGCCGATTACCTATGGGAACTAGCTCAAATGATGAGTGGCGAAACCCAAACAAGCGAAGTTATTGAAATGGCCTATGCTCCTGTTGCTTGGCGCAAAATTGTCGATCAAGCTTTACCAGGGATTGATGAAATACTTTCCCTGTTAACAGTAATGGAATTGCTAGAGCAACAAGAAGAAGACTTAATTATTTTAGACACTGCTCCTACAGGTCATCTTCTACGTTTTCTAGAAATGCCAACTGCATTAGCAGACTGGCTAGCTTGGATTTTCAAACTCTGGATCAAGTATCAGAATGTCCTTGGTCGTACAGAGTTTATGGGGCGTTTACGAACTTTGCGACAGCGCGTAGTCAAAGCCCAAAAAGTGCTAAAAGACCCACAACAAGCAGAGTTCATTGGGGTTACACTTAACCAGACTAGTGTACTTGCCGAACAACAACGCCTGTTCAAATCTATGCAAGAAATAGGTGTGAGCCAGAATTACCTTGTTCTCAACCGCTTTAATTCTACAGCAACCATTAATTGCAATGACTGCGAGACAAATTTTCCAGGTTTGACAATAGTTCGCTTACCAATACTTCCTCGCTCAGTTCAGCCTTTAGAACGCATCCAAGCAGCCGCAGCCTGTTTATTTTAA
- a CDS encoding WD40 repeat domain-containing protein — translation MVNSSEGDINIGCNVQCISEYDFFSDSNFEEIHCPPLKTYSPYLGLKTFEIKDKDKFFGRDKWIANLGDRLKKDNVLLLLGASDSGKSSLIRAGLIPYLGNNNNSLINISFHPNENPFKSLYQCLASTYGKKSKIADIAREIRENTLIEIVRFIKQDYHYILIFIDQLEELFTKTQKPERDKFVASLFQLFQQQDSSVKIVLTMRSDFLDRFSEYPQLAKIHDRYSRVLTRMSDGELKLAIAEPAARNGVTFEQGLVEQIIHDFHQQNDYLPLLAYILDVLWEREDIANGVLKTKTYKEVKEQTFGYLSEEANGFVNASVAWHDRHSREKEQEIQKLNLALTELKLREQSARVLNLLPVKPLEGLVLAIQTMGENLEKYPNQLLAPVLGSLKEAMNTPTETNSLRGHEQEVNCLAFSPDGKFIASGSSDSTVCLWNIIGNPTAQFLLGHEQEVNCLAFSPDGKFLVSGSIDGILCLWDLQGNLITQPWQGHEEGVISVAFSPNGDGCANPSGISIVSVGFDGTVCLWDLQGNAITQPWRGHKEGVISIAFSPNSDGIISVGFDGTVCLWDLQGNTITQPWYKHEAKIICVAFSPDRKFIVSGSSDSTVRLWDIQGNPIGQPWHGHEGHVNSVAFSPDGKFIISGGCDRTIRLWNINGNPITQPWRGHEGEVNSLAFSPDGKLIISGGDRTVRLWELDQILQDRVIGRSQRKYENWVNSVAFSPDGQRIVSASNDSTVRLWDIHGNPIGQPWRGHEKEVNAVAFSPDGQWIVSASNDSTVRLWDIHGNPIGQPWRGHEKEVNSVAFSPDGQWIVSASNDSTVRLWDIHGNPIGQPWRGHEKEVNSVAFSPDGQWIVSASNDSTVRLWDIHGNPIGQPWRGHEKEVNSVAFSPDCQWIVSASNDSTVRLWDIHGNPIGQPWRGHEKEVNSVAFSPDGQWIISASNDSTVRLWDIHGNPIGQPWRGHEYWVNSAAFSPDGQLIASGSLDGTVRLWQCGWQEWLQVCCNRLHYHPVFQNPENGSDVEIAHQTCQKYVWNPQCTKHLNNQGAAKLKERTFSAALEDFNQAVQVNFTSHWKDRLAWQSVPTENQ, via the coding sequence ATGGTTAACAGTTCTGAAGGCGATATAAATATTGGGTGTAATGTCCAATGTATTTCTGAATACGACTTTTTTTCTGACAGTAATTTTGAGGAAATTCATTGTCCTCCACTCAAAACATACTCTCCCTACTTAGGATTAAAAACTTTTGAAATTAAAGATAAAGACAAATTTTTTGGTCGGGATAAGTGGATTGCTAATCTGGGCGATCGCTTAAAAAAAGATAATGTCCTCTTGCTTTTAGGAGCATCAGACAGTGGCAAATCATCATTGATTCGGGCAGGTTTAATTCCTTATTTGGGAAATAATAACAATTCATTAATTAATATAAGTTTTCACCCAAATGAAAATCCTTTTAAATCTCTTTATCAGTGTCTTGCTTCTACTTATGGGAAAAAGTCAAAAATAGCGGATATTGCTAGAGAAATAAGAGAAAATACTCTAATTGAAATTGTCAGATTTATCAAACAAGATTATCATTACATTCTAATTTTTATTGACCAACTTGAAGAACTGTTTACCAAAACTCAAAAGCCAGAACGCGATAAATTTGTTGCTAGTCTTTTTCAACTGTTCCAGCAGCAGGATAGCTCTGTCAAAATTGTTTTAACAATGCGATCTGATTTTTTGGATAGATTTAGTGAGTATCCCCAACTTGCGAAGATTCACGATCGCTATAGTCGTGTACTCACTAGAATGAGTGATGGAGAATTAAAGTTAGCGATCGCTGAACCTGCTGCTAGAAATGGCGTTACCTTTGAACAAGGTCTAGTTGAGCAAATTATTCATGATTTTCATCAACAAAATGATTATTTACCACTTCTGGCATACATCTTAGATGTGCTGTGGGAAAGAGAAGATATTGCAAACGGGGTTTTGAAGACAAAGACTTATAAAGAAGTCAAAGAGCAAACGTTTGGTTATTTAAGCGAAGAAGCTAATGGATTTGTGAATGCTAGTGTTGCATGGCACGATCGCCATTCAAGAGAAAAGGAACAAGAGATTCAAAAGTTAAACCTTGCACTGACTGAATTAAAACTGCGCGAGCAATCCGCCAGGGTTTTGAATTTACTTCCTGTCAAACCGCTAGAGGGTTTGGTGCTGGCAATTCAAACAATGGGTGAGAATCTAGAGAAATACCCAAACCAGCTTCTAGCTCCTGTTTTGGGAAGCTTAAAGGAAGCAATGAACACACCCACAGAGACAAATAGCTTGCGCGGACACGAGCAAGAGGTTAATTGTCTAGCCTTTAGTCCTGATGGCAAGTTTATTGCCAGTGGCAGTAGTGATTCTACGGTGTGCTTGTGGAATATCATTGGCAATCCTACTGCTCAATTTTTGTTGGGGCATGAGCAAGAGGTTAATTGTCTAGCTTTTAGTCCTGATGGCAAGTTTCTTGTTAGTGGCAGTATTGACGGAATTTTGTGTTTATGGGATCTACAAGGTAATCTCATTACTCAACCGTGGCAGGGACATGAGGAAGGTGTTATTTCCGTCGCCTTTAGCCCAAATGGCGATGGCTGCGCCAACCCCTCCGGGATATCCATTGTCAGTGTTGGTTTTGACGGAACTGTGTGTTTGTGGGATTTACAAGGTAACGCCATTACTCAACCTTGGCGCGGACATAAGGAAGGAGTTATTTCCATCGCTTTTAGCCCAAATAGCGATGGCATTATCAGTGTTGGTTTTGACGGAACTGTGTGTTTGTGGGATTTACAAGGTAACACCATCACTCAACCCTGGTACAAACATGAGGCAAAAATTATTTGCGTAGCCTTTAGCCCCGATCGCAAGTTTATTGTGAGTGGTAGTAGTGATTCTACAGTGCGGTTATGGGACATCCAAGGTAATCCCATCGGTCAACCTTGGCACGGACATGAAGGACATGTAAATTCTGTAGCGTTTAGCCCTGATGGCAAGTTTATTATTAGTGGTGGCTGCGATCGCACAATACGCTTATGGAATATCAATGGCAACCCCATCACTCAACCTTGGCGTGGACATGAAGGAGAGGTTAATTCCCTAGCCTTTAGCCCCGATGGTAAGCTGATTATCAGTGGTGGCGATCGCACTGTGCGTTTGTGGGAGCTAGATCAAATACTACAAGATCGGGTCATCGGGCGATCGCAGCGCAAATATGAGAATTGGGTCAATTCTGTTGCCTTTAGCCCTGATGGTCAGCGGATTGTCAGTGCCAGCAATGATTCGACAGTGCGCTTGTGGGATATTCACGGCAACCCCATTGGTCAACCTTGGCGGGGACATGAAAAAGAAGTTAATGCTGTTGCCTTTAGCCCTGATGGTCAGTGGATTGTCAGTGCCAGCAATGATTCGACAGTGCGCTTGTGGGATATTCACGGCAACCCCATTGGTCAACCTTGGCGGGGACATGAAAAAGAAGTTAATTCTGTTGCCTTTAGCCCTGATGGTCAGTGGATTGTCAGTGCCAGCAATGATTCGACAGTGCGCTTGTGGGATATTCACGGCAACCCCATTGGTCAACCTTGGCGGGGACATGAAAAAGAAGTTAATTCTGTCGCCTTTAGCCCTGATGGTCAGTGGATTGTCAGTGCCAGCAATGATTCAACAGTGCGCTTGTGGGATATTCACGGCAACCCCATTGGTCAACCTTGGCGGGGACATGAAAAAGAAGTTAATTCTGTCGCCTTTAGCCCTGATTGTCAGTGGATTGTCAGTGCCAGCAATGATTCGACAGTGCGCTTGTGGGATATTCACGGCAACCCCATTGGTCAACCTTGGCGGGGACATGAAAAAGAAGTTAATTCTGTTGCCTTTAGCCCTGATGGTCAGTGGATTATCAGTGCCAGCAATGATTCGACAGTGCGCTTGTGGGATATTCACGGCAACCCCATTGGTCAACCTTGGCGCGGGCATGAGTATTGGGTAAATTCAGCAGCTTTTAGCCCTGATGGTCAACTGATTGCCAGTGGTAGTCTTGATGGAACAGTCCGCTTGTGGCAATGTGGGTGGCAAGAATGGTTGCAAGTTTGCTGTAACAGGTTACATTATCATCCCGTCTTTCAAAATCCTGAAAATGGCAGTGATGTAGAAATTGCCCACCAAACTTGTCAAAAATATGTGTGGAATCCACAATGCACTAAACATTTGAACAACCAAGGTGCAGCAAAGCTAAAAGAGAGAACTTTTTCAGCAGCTTTGGAGGATTTTAACCAAGCAGTTCAAGTTAATTTCACATCGCACTGGAAAGATCGCCTTGCTTGGCAATCAGTACCTACAGAGAACCAATAA